From the genome of Monomorium pharaonis isolate MP-MQ-018 chromosome 2, ASM1337386v2, whole genome shotgun sequence, one region includes:
- the LOC105835635 gene encoding tyrosine--tRNA ligase, mitochondrial yields MNVRSLLRLCSTIKNVNFDKRRFYCSRNILKLHERGMYEDIFPDTSTNEIVNLLNNSSQCVYAGFDPTADSLHIGNLLILMNLLHWQRAGHQVVALVGGATGLIGDPSHRKSERVEMERYLIEENIKSIRKNIEMIFINHEDYFWKNNKTPLKPLIVVNNLEWYTNVNVIEFVRSIGKYFRMGTMLGRASVQSRLNSDTGMSFTEFTYQVFQAYDWLQLMKRYKCHFQIGGSDQMGNIMSGYDLITKSTRKEVYGITLPLITAEGGKKFGKSLQNAVWLSPTRSSNFQLYQYFIRTKDSDVERFLKLFTFIPLSKIADIVKSHMNDPEQRTAQKILAEQVTLLVHGEDGLLAAKRASAALYDKSIESLVRLNPSELTDVFEGATIVDILSEPGITVYELAKKVKCFKTDHDAERIITAGGFYINYQRISNLNEVIVPGIHILSNNLSLLRVGKKTYHIVRWQ; encoded by the exons ATGAACGTGCGTTCTCTATTAAGGTTATGTTCCACTAttaaaaacgttaattttGACAAACGCAGATTTTACTGCagcagaaatatattaaaacttcATGAGAGGGGCATGTACGAGGATATATTTCCCGATACTAGTAC AAACGAAATAGTAAATTTATTGAACAATTCATCACAATGTGTCTACGCTGGCTTTGATCCAACGGCAGACAGTTTGCACATCGGCAATTTACTTATCCTGATGAATCTTTTGCACTGGCAGCGAGCAGGGCACCAAGTTGTAGCCCTAGTGGGAGGAGCCACGGGTTTAATCGGTGATCCCAGTCATAGAAAATCTGAACGCGTCGAAATGGAAAGATATCTAATCGAAGAGAACATCAAATCCATCAGAAAGAATATAGagatgatatttattaatcatgAGGATTACTTTTGGAAGAACAACAAAACACCACTGAAGCCTCTGATTGTAGTAAACAATTTGGAGTGGTACACGAACGTAAATGTCATTGAATTCGTCAGAAgtattggaaaatattttcgGATGGGCACAATGCTGGGCAGAGCTTCTGTCCAATCGCGATTGAACTCTGACACTGGGATGAGTTTCACCGAATTCACGTATCAAGTGTTCCAAGCATATGACTGGCTTCAATTGATGAAGAGATACAAATGTCACTTCCAGATCGGCGGCAGCGATCAGATGGGTAATATTATGTCTGGATACGATCTGATCACTAAAAGTACAAGGAAGGAGGTTTACGGCATAACGCTGCCGCTCATAACGGCCGAAGGTGGAAAAAAATTTGGCAAGTCTCTTCAGAATGCGGTGTGGCTATCGCCGACAAGATCCTCGAACTTCCAGCTGTATCAGTATTTCATCAGAACCAAAGATTCCGACGTCGAGAGATTCTTAAAACTATTCACATTTATACCATTGAGTAAAATTGCTGACATCGTGAAGAGTCATATGAACGATCCAGAACAGAGGACAGCACAGAAAATATTAGCGGAACAAGTTACACTTTTGGTACACGgag AGGATGGATTGTTGGCTGCAAAGCGCGCCTCTGCAGCACTGTATGACAAATCAATTGAATCCCTTGTAAGATTAAATCCTTCGGAGTTAACGGATGTATTTGAAGGTGCAACCATAGTAGATATTTTATCCGAGCCAGGAATCACTGTATATGAGTTAGCAAAAAAAGTGAAATGCTTTAAGACTGATCATGATGCTGAACGAATCATAACGGCAGGTggattttacattaattatcaaagaatttctaatttaaatgaGGTAATTGTACCTGGCATCCATATactaagtaataatttatcattgcTTAGAGTTGGTAAAAAAACGTATCATATAGTCCGATGGCAATAA
- the LOC105837219 gene encoding rac GTPase-activating protein 1, with product MTSLTLLATYDELVRCSNVLINGACEEEFLQFALNQEEMRQKWLASVQECQRLHSDLDKAHNEIASLDRKLRHARRNLEEEKRKCRAFEEQRDCLVKQIDTARDILFNDRGRSLNEETREKLQFLNNTSLNRQNNTRNIYDVPIDKLNTIPELNSTGSLLSDLNCLSRSEDDLETSAILQGQKKREWKEHRPSSEYSKKHRRSALHKSTELNSSDRIVATTTVVMPKEGTITASSTIEAIPGDENADPQIPLHNSRKRRKSSTEHNKSKLSHIDTNEVPIDIAPSAPKAEIITSTSDSEDIYKPSPNIGGYTMNIKMSRSHIFEGKTVFKSEICTSCGKRIQFGKYMQRCKTCRAMAHPHCKDLVPLPCIPTGNTPTLNGIPGTIADYTPSIRPMIPSIVVHCINEIELRGMNEQGLYRVNGAAADAKCLKEKFLKGKGAPNLSNVDISTICSTLKDFLRSLREPLITVGLTKDFVRATQQTDKQDVDRDLYQAISLLPPPNKDTLAFLMLHLQRVSSSAECKMPISNLAKVFGPTLVGYSSQEPSLDHLLNETKHQVAIVESLLQIPSDYWATFLNPTNSNGISTPKRGELKHTPSTESLLKRSISRSFFNTPLTSSRAHMRKNKKFFATPPSRIGN from the exons ATGACGTCGTTGACACTTTTAGCTACCTACGACGAGCTGGTGAGATGTTCGAACGTTTTGATTAATGGAGCCTGCGAAGAAG AATTCCTGCAATTTGCTTTAAATCAAGAGGAAATGAGGCAGAAATGGCTGGCGTCGGTGCAAGAATGCCAACGACTCCACTCAGACTTGGACAAGGCTCACAATGAGATTGCAAGTCTTGATAGAAAACTGCGGCATGCAAGAAGAAACTTGGAGGAAGAGAAACGCAAGTGTCGCGCTTTTGAGGAACAGAGGGATTGTTTG gTGAAACAAATTGATACAGCTAGAGATATCTTGTTTAATGACAGAGGGAGAAGTCTTAATGAAGAAACAAGAGagaaattacaatttcttaataaCACTTCATTGAATCGTCAAAATAACACACGCAATATTTATGATGTGCCCATTGATAA ACTTAACACAATACCGGAGTTAAATTCCACTGGCTCGTTATTGAGTGATCTTAACTGTCTATCCAGATCGGAAGACGATTTGGAGACTAGTGCTATTTTGCAAGGGCAAAAGAAACGTGAATGGAAAGAACATCGCCCCAGCAGCGAATATTCGAAGAAGCATCGTCGTAGCGCATTGCACAAGAGTACGGAATTGAACTCCTCTGATAGAATAGTCGCAACTACTACCGTAGTAATGCCGAAAGAAGGTACAATCACCGCGTCCTCTACAATCGAGGCCATACCTGGCGATGAGAACGCAGATCCTCAGATTCCCCTGCACAATTCACGCAAGCGGCGCAAGAGCAGTACAGAAcacaataaatcaaaattatcgCACATTGACACAAACGAAGTACCAATCGATATAGCG CCATCAGCACCAAAAGCTGAGATTATTACATCAACTTCAGATTCAGAGGACATCTATAAACCAAGTCCAAACATTGGTGGCTACAccatgaatataaaaatgtccAGGAGTCATATTTTTGAAGGCAAAACTGTTTTCAAGTCGGAAATATGCACTTCTTGTGggaaaag aaTTCAATTTGGAAAATACATGCAGAGATGCAAGACTTGTAGAGCTATGGCTCACCCCCATTGTAAAGATTTAGTACCATTGCCATGTATCCCAACAGGAAATACACCCACATTAAATGGAATTCCC GGCACTATAGCTGACTACACACCTTCAATACGACCCATGATACCTTCCATAGTAGTTCACTGCATTAACGAGATCGAATTACGTGGAATGAACGAGCAGGGATTGTACAGAGTGAACGGAGCAGCCGCCGATGCCAAGTGtctcaaagaaaaatttttgaagggcAAAGGTGCTCCAAATCTATCTAACGTTGATATCTCAACCATTTGCTCTactttaaaagattttctcAG ATCATTACGTGAGCCGCTAATCACTGTCGGTTTAACGAAAGATTTTGTACGTGCAACGCAACAAACAGACAAACAGGACGTTGACCGTGATCTTTATCAAGCAATATCGCTGTTGCCGCCACCAAACAAAGATACTCTGGCTTTTCTAATGCTTCATTTACAGAGAGTATCGAGTAGCGCAGAATGTAAGATGCCTATTAGTAATCTCGCCAAAGTTTTCGGACCGACTTTAGTCGGTTACAGTTCCCAGGAACCATCTCTCGACCATCTACTGAACGAAACTAAACATCAAGTCGCG ATAGTGGAGAGTTTACTTCAAATACCATCTGATTATTGGGCAACTTTCTTGAATCCTACAAATTCAAATGGCATTTCTACTCCGAAAAGAGGAGAATTGAAGCATACACCATCCACAGAGTCGCTTCTCAAACGCAGTATCTCCCGCAGTTTCTTCAATACTCCTCTCACTTCCAG tcGTGCTCATATGAGgaaaaacaagaaattctTTGCCACACCACCGTCTAGAATAGGAAACTAA
- the LOC105837221 gene encoding protein transport protein SFT2 has protein sequence MADLNKELNEYLLSSKNEKQYKIAIPSVTISKTNFGKWFGKSTNETEEDVGWVQRSQRECCPAMTRTHRLISFAVCFLLGLLCFCLSAMYFPVLLLKARKFAMLYSLGSLFFLMSFYFLWGSSYMKSLFLAEKKYFTMLYFATLIGTLYSALHLQSTPLTVLCSIFQLIAMLSFLISHIPGGTTGLMFFTRMFRSSVKSSLPV, from the exons ATGGCCGATCTCAATAAAGAGCTGAACGAGTATCTCCTCAGTAGTAAAAATGAAAAGCAATATAAAATCGCCATTCCATCGGTAACGATATCGAAAACAAACTTTGGAAAATGGTTCGGAAAAAGTACTAACGAAACGGAGGAGGACGTAGGATGGGTTCAAAGATCGCAGAGAGAATGTTGTCCTGCTATG ACGAGAACACATAGACTCATATCCTTTGCTGTGTGTTTTCTTCTGGGACTATTATGCTTCTGTCTATCAGCAATGTATTTTCCCGTTTTATTACTTAAAGCAAGAAAATTTGCTATGCTTTATTCCTTAGGAAGTCTCTTCTTTTTGATGag cttttactttttatggGGATCAAGTTATATGAAGTCATTATTTCTAGCTGAGAAGAAATACTTTACCATGTTGTACTTTGCAACATTAATAGGCACGCTCTATTCTGCTCTGCATTTGCAGTCGACTCCTTTGACAGTATTGTGCTCTATTTTCCAGTTAATAGCTATGTTATCCTTTCTAATAAGTCACATACCAGGAGGTACAACTGGTCTCATGTTCTTTACGAGAATGTTCCGATCATCTGTAAAATCAAGTTTACCTGTGTAA
- the LOC105837220 gene encoding uncharacterized protein LOC105837220 isoform X1 has translation MRISERTLDGEGIKCQHFEKFQQVYDYIDMATPVLTKNQERHSLSAKKKGPAKFKNVLAQPYPNFWPVISVAKYPELVTTLNMILPSIKRFNTRISKDVQKDLKTMTKKERFLAKKKIYEQAPPKPDVLKFMIIGINEVTRALEKNNVCCVLIDANVEPPLLIKHIITMAVNKKIPILLLPILKAVTLEKLKFPATVLGLKQEIMKCPDSVCHSLYKSIAEAFKDFEVPECMLQHCKLEIPDKMPDESTECEMKIVGMDSDTKSNIPRSEKPVVIFTDVYKYRSSGDERAFIPPTFNQNSQISQTLNEFIALGSDLDFTNDKNYASISKTERYTNIVKEEIHERTKIENTETYRSCDKQLINDNTNSTKQTNTLKRKKDDGPNYLSLKIKRIIPNKTRYKATKFKKK, from the exons ATGCGCATTTCAGAACGTACGCTCGATGGAGAGGGAATAAAATGCCag CATTTTGAGAAATTTCAACAAGTATATGATTATATTGACATGGCCACGCCAGTGTTAACGAAGAATCAGGAGAGGCACAGCTTGTCAGCCAAAAAGAAGGGTCCTGCcaagtttaaaaatgttttggcACAACCTTATCCAAATTTCtg gCCTGTCATCAGTGTAGCTAAATATCCGGAGTTGGTGACAACATTGAATAT gATATTGCCATCAATCAAACGATTCAATACCAGAATTTCTAAAGATGTGCAAAAAGACTTAAAAACTATGACAAAAAAAGAGCGTTTCTTggctaagaaaaaaatatatgaacagGCACCTCCAAAGCCAGATGTTCT gaaatttatgataataggTATCAATGAAGTCACTCGAGccttagagaagaataacgTATGTTGTGTTTTAATAGATGCTAATGTTGAACCACCtttgttaataaaacatattatcaCTATGGCAGTGAACAAGAAAATACCTATTCTTCTGCTACCTATTCTGAAAGCAGTTACGTTAGAAAAGCTGAAATTTCCTGCAACAGTTCTTGGTCTAAAG CAAGAGATAATGAAGTGTCCAGATAGCGTTTGCCattcattatataaatcaatagCAGAGGCTTTTAAAGATTTTGAAGTACCTGAATGTATGTTGCAACATTGTAAACTCGAAATACCTGATAAAATGCCTGATGAAAGCACAGAGTGTGAAATGAAAATCGTAGGCATGGATTCTGACACAAAGTCAAATATTCCTAGGTCAGAAAAACCTGTTGTAATATTTACAGACGTGTATAAATATAGGTCTTCAGGAGACGAAAGAGCTTTTATACCACCAACATTCAATCAAAATTCTCAAATTTCGCAAACATTGAATGAATTTATCGCTTTAGGCAGCGATCTGGATTTTactaatgataaaaattatgcaagTATATCGAAAACTGAGAGATATACAAATATCGTCAAGGAAGAAATACatgaaagaacaaaaattgaaaatacagAAACATATCGGTCTTGTGATAAACAGTTAATCAATGATAATACAAATTCAACAAAACAgacaaatacattaaaaagaaagaaagatgaCGGACCTAactatttatcattaaaaataaaacgtataaTACCAAATAagacacgatataaagcaactaaatttaaaaaaaagtag
- the LOC105837222 gene encoding coiled-coil domain-containing protein 115 has protein sequence MVIANSNMNKNIDILLEEIDELMLHKLELMEEKICGNIQMETLLKDGYIELAKAKYIRGKENISMLQVPNNEDTVTSLFDLETKMNEHNVPCFDISFKKLSDPAEGLGDPIKWFGVLVPQNLRNSQKRFQDSVNLATKIANVQEELISVLSKLKTLYIQKNSLCSSNDIKT, from the coding sequence atGGTAATCGCAAATtctaatatgaataaaaacatAGACATTTTATTAGAAGAAATTGACGAGTTGATGTTgcataaattagaattaatggAGGAAAAAATTTGTGGAAATATTCAGATGGAGACATTATTGAAGGATGGCTACATTGAGCTGGcaaaagcaaaatatattcGTGGAAAAGAGAACATCAGTATGCTACAGGTTCCAAATAATGAAGACACAGTGACATCCCTGTTTGATTTGGAGACTAAAATGAATGAACATAATGTGCCATGTTTTGACATcagttttaaaaagttaagcGATCCTGCAGAAGGATTAGGGGATCCTATAAAATGGTTTGGTGTATTGGTTCCACAAAACTTGAGGAACAGTCAAAAACGTTTTCAGGATTCTGTCAATCTTGCTACAAAGATAGCAAATGTGCAGGAAGAACTTATTTCTGTACTCTCCAAgcttaaaacattatatattcaaaaaaatagtttatgtTCTTCAAAcgatattaaaacttaa
- the LOC105837220 gene encoding uncharacterized protein LOC105837220 isoform X2: MATPVLTKNQERHSLSAKKKGPAKFKNVLAQPYPNFWPVISVAKYPELVTTLNMILPSIKRFNTRISKDVQKDLKTMTKKERFLAKKKIYEQAPPKPDVLKFMIIGINEVTRALEKNNVCCVLIDANVEPPLLIKHIITMAVNKKIPILLLPILKAVTLEKLKFPATVLGLKQEIMKCPDSVCHSLYKSIAEAFKDFEVPECMLQHCKLEIPDKMPDESTECEMKIVGMDSDTKSNIPRSEKPVVIFTDVYKYRSSGDERAFIPPTFNQNSQISQTLNEFIALGSDLDFTNDKNYASISKTERYTNIVKEEIHERTKIENTETYRSCDKQLINDNTNSTKQTNTLKRKKDDGPNYLSLKIKRIIPNKTRYKATKFKKK, translated from the exons ATGGCCACGCCAGTGTTAACGAAGAATCAGGAGAGGCACAGCTTGTCAGCCAAAAAGAAGGGTCCTGCcaagtttaaaaatgttttggcACAACCTTATCCAAATTTCtg gCCTGTCATCAGTGTAGCTAAATATCCGGAGTTGGTGACAACATTGAATAT gATATTGCCATCAATCAAACGATTCAATACCAGAATTTCTAAAGATGTGCAAAAAGACTTAAAAACTATGACAAAAAAAGAGCGTTTCTTggctaagaaaaaaatatatgaacagGCACCTCCAAAGCCAGATGTTCT gaaatttatgataataggTATCAATGAAGTCACTCGAGccttagagaagaataacgTATGTTGTGTTTTAATAGATGCTAATGTTGAACCACCtttgttaataaaacatattatcaCTATGGCAGTGAACAAGAAAATACCTATTCTTCTGCTACCTATTCTGAAAGCAGTTACGTTAGAAAAGCTGAAATTTCCTGCAACAGTTCTTGGTCTAAAG CAAGAGATAATGAAGTGTCCAGATAGCGTTTGCCattcattatataaatcaatagCAGAGGCTTTTAAAGATTTTGAAGTACCTGAATGTATGTTGCAACATTGTAAACTCGAAATACCTGATAAAATGCCTGATGAAAGCACAGAGTGTGAAATGAAAATCGTAGGCATGGATTCTGACACAAAGTCAAATATTCCTAGGTCAGAAAAACCTGTTGTAATATTTACAGACGTGTATAAATATAGGTCTTCAGGAGACGAAAGAGCTTTTATACCACCAACATTCAATCAAAATTCTCAAATTTCGCAAACATTGAATGAATTTATCGCTTTAGGCAGCGATCTGGATTTTactaatgataaaaattatgcaagTATATCGAAAACTGAGAGATATACAAATATCGTCAAGGAAGAAATACatgaaagaacaaaaattgaaaatacagAAACATATCGGTCTTGTGATAAACAGTTAATCAATGATAATACAAATTCAACAAAACAgacaaatacattaaaaagaaagaaagatgaCGGACCTAactatttatcattaaaaataaaacgtataaTACCAAATAagacacgatataaagcaactaaatttaaaaaaaagtag
- the LOC105835633 gene encoding sorting nexin-14, with product MQDLYLFSAAVSAIVILLVAFIVIVFNSIAWVFIVISIYAIASFYAVQVAQGVDRLLTRFNIISDKFITRYEIKDSCSVCSKNTCKRHKLLPHSTKVKVPKDFDHALEQLLEEVLQIYVCTWYSDFSANEAFIQQLRLAITTAAKNITVRLLRVDAATITFDGLIPLAIQHAEDWNTLLKMSKSDVKMPQEYIGTCLSSKIHPAAYSREAELNYLRGLVTALLPHLLPAIHVSTNNKVILREILANWVLLPAIDALADPENINMLVTLSTHHDTTLSNSAEIVTVPILQSWVTVPVMHSHITHSCFKPSLNDILNDPELLYMFMQHIKESGPMNLLQFCLDIDDLSKRMLNPEMSTSAEKSLYEDVRSMYMMYLDPDGPEYLYLPLHISKGIRQILEGGPEKIQELRTSRPFYQAHQEAHSLLENTCLPSFHHSYQLYKLLCGHLSEQTKATATANASGGASTPTRFNNQQSKVDGVLRTTAVDGTPFQLQGAYPVEEVDCTARAYNEIKGFGDKTRDLTTWRVAVPHVDGGGAQPVYMIAIHSVAEAKSWTVLRQDQDFYTLRTRLIEFHGDKELNDSPLPSRKNPHLPLAANRQRYEEFLQKLLSKPVLRSSELLYTFLTTPNLKPYFANYSTPDLGILYQSMAYKLRKEKGQHLDKFMSTFLASTNTKYEHMDMGVEPSSEHLSETESKGRKLIDEVFGNNLNLPVTFQNLPCSLPQRDHVKGASLCIIEALDSLLDVPLIISRLFWMFAILSRKRIDPIVNALFYNTLIKLLSGGRASIVVKLLHAKIVGKNYMKDFPSQGKFRNYYETAKEGLHSLWWLMGFSKPWNNLMDSLLDPLQNAPFNKHLAYLLLDHLLLNLFPELTA from the exons ATGCAGGATCTGTACCTTTTTAGCGCCGCGGTGTCAGCGATTGTTATTTTACTTGTCGCGTTTATCGTGATTGTCTTTAACAG TATCGCATGGGTGTTTATCGTCATCAGTATCTACGCGATTGCCAGTTTCTATGCCGTTCAGGTGGCACAGGGTGTGGACCGTTTGCTGACGAGGTTCAACATTATAAGCGACAAGTTCATCACGAGGTACGAGATCAAGGATTCATGCAGCGTCTGCAGCAAGAACACCTGCAAGAGACACAAATTGCTGCCGCATTCGACCAAGGTCAAAGTTCCAAAAGACTTTGACCATGCATTGGAGCAA CTTTTGGAAGAGGTGCTGCAAATCTACGTCTGCACGTGGTACTCAGATTTCTCAGCGAACGAGGCTTTCATACAACAGCTTCGTCTAGCTATAACAACAGCAGCAAAGAACATTACTGTACGACTATTGCGCGTGGACGCAGCGACCATCACCTTCGACGGCCTGATCCCCTTGGCTATACAACACGCTGAAGACTGGAATACATTGCTAAAAATGTCCAAGTCTGATGTTAAAATGCCCCAGGAATACATTGGGACATGTTTGAGCTCGAAAATTCATCCAGCTGCTTATTCGAGAGAGGCTGAGTTGAATTATTTACGGGGACTGGTCACTGCACTGCTGCCGCATTTGTTACCAGCAATACACGTCTCGACGAACaacaaa GTGATACTTCGAGAAATTTTGGCAAATTGGGTGCTATTACCAGCAATTGATGCACTTGCGGAtccagaaaatataaatatgctgGTGACATTATCTACTCATCATGACACCACTTTATCTAATTCTGCGGAGATTGTCACCGTACCCATACTGCAATCTTGGGTTACAGTTCCAGTGATGCATTCGCATATCACACACAGTTGCTTCAAACCATCTTTAAATGACATCTTAAATGATCCTGaactattatatatgtttatgcaGCACATCAAAGAATCAGGACCCATGAATCTTCTTCAATTTTGCTTAGATATTG atGATCTCAGTAAACGTATGTTAAATCCAGAAATGTCGACTAGTGCTGAAAAAAGCTTGTATGAAGATGTTCGAAGTATGTACATGATGTATCTTGATCCTGACGGTCCAGAATATCTGTATCTACCATTACATATATCGAAAGGTATACGACAAA TATTAGAAGGTGGGCCCGAAAAAATTCAAGAACTACGGACATCACGGCCCTTCTATCAAGCTCACCAAGAGGCACATTCGCTCCTAGAAAATACTTGTTTACCATCATTTCATCATAGttatcaa TTATATAAACTCTTATGCGGTCATTTGTCCGAACAAACAAAGGCTACTGCAACAGCTAA TGCAAGCGGAGGTGCATCTACGCCTACACGATTTAATAATCAACAAAGCAAAGTCGACGGCGTCTTACGCACGACTGCAGTCGATGGTACCCCATTTCAACTACAAGGCGCCTACCCGGTCGAAGAGGTAGATTGCACGGCTCGAGCGTATAACGAAATCAAGGGCTTTGGTGATAAGACTCGCGACTTAACGACGTGGCGAGTCGCCGTTCCACATGTGGATGGTGGTGGTGCGCAACCTGTGTACATGATTGCCATTCACAGCGTGGCGGAGGCTAAATCGTGGACGGTCCTACGACAGGATCAAGATTTCTACACACTACGCACGCGACTTATCGAATTCCATGGTGATAAAGAATTGAACGATTCACCGTTACCATCACGCAAGAATCCGCACTTGCCTCTCGCAGCTAACCGTCAGCGTTATGAGGAGTTTCTGCAAAAATTGCTGTCCAAACCGGTATTGAGAAGTAGCGAACTCCTTTACACCTTTCTCACAACACCGAACTTGAAGCCATACTTTGCGAACTACAGCACACCCGATCTCGGAATTCTCTATCAGAGTATGGCTTATAAATTGCGAAAGGAGAAAGGACAACATCTTGACAAATTCATGAGCACTTTTCTGGCATCAACTAATACGAAATACGAGCACATGGATATGGGTGTCGAACCATCGAGCGAACATCTCAGCGAAACAGAGAGCAAAGGTAGAAAGTTGATAGACGAGGTGTTTGGCAATAATCTGAATCTACCGGTTACTTTCCAAAATTTGCCATGCAGTTTACCGCAACGTGATCACGTGAAAGGTGCAAGTTTATGCATCATAGAGGCTC TTGATAGTCTACTAGATGTACCTTTGATTATATCGCGACTTTTctggatgtttgccatcttaTCGCGCAAAAGAATAGATCCTATCGTGAATGCGCTGTTTTACAACACTTTGATTAAGCTTCTGAGTGGTGGTCGTGCTTCCATCGTTGTCAAACTTCTACATGCGAAAATAGTgggtaaaaattatatgaaagacTTTCCTTCGCAAGGAAAATTTCGAAATTACTACGAAACGGCAAAGGAGGGACTACATTCCTTATGGTGGTTAATGGGATTTTCCAAGCCTTGGAACAATCTGATGGATTCCCTTTTAGATCCTTTACAAAATGCGCCGTTCAATAAGCATCTCGCGTATCTTTTACTAGATCATCTCCTACTAAATCTTTTTCCAGAACTAACtgcataa
- the LOC105835634 gene encoding guanine nucleotide-binding protein subunit beta-like protein 1 yields MSRPPDPKFLLRGDMDENVHSLLFSINSDVEHLYAGDGRGTVHIWDLKTNRIKCQLSDGHSPCFNLHTTDKTDLIVQRRHGVVDVYKMNDSNWILDRSVDYEYCSFCRSQLLPEKNAMLIPLDNSVVGMLSLKTFKVESTLDPSKLSYNNKLGTVMAIKSLADMNDLVLVAYEVGQLLLWDMRKNDVLSSLTVEHYPMTFDFDASLMQGILGSASEKLEIFEMSPSHILSHKSMKLLEHVSGISVLSIRPDKKIVTAGCWDGRMMLFSWKKLRPLAILKEHRASIYDIVYSQCKVEAYDTKCLMAATGKDGYISMWDIYN; encoded by the exons ATGTCGAGACCGCCAGACCCGAAATTTCTGTTGCGCGGCGACATGGATGAAAACGTGCACAGTTTATTGTTCTCGATCAACTCCGATGTCGAGCATCTCTACGCCGGCGACGGGAGAGGTACGGTTCACATTTGGGATTTAAAG ACGAACAGGATAAAGTGTCAATTATCAGATGGACACAGTCCGTGCTTTAATTTACATACAACTGACAAGACTGATCTGATAGTACAACGGAGACATGGAGTAGTCGATGTGTACAAAATGAACGATTCAAACTGGATATTAGATAGAAGTGTTGATTATGAATACTGCAGTTTTTGCAG GTCTCAATTGTTACCTGAGAAGAATGCAATGTTGATTCCACTCGATAATTCTGTCGTAGGAATGTTATCATTGAAGACATTCAAAGTGGAATCGACATTAGATCCATCCAAACTGtcctataataataaattgggTACAGTAATGGCGATAAAATCGTTGGCGGATATGAACGACTTGGTTCTAGTCGCTTACGAGGTTGGACAGTTACTATTGTGGGATATGAGAAAGAATGATGTCCTTAGTTCTCTCACTGTGGAACACTATCCGATGACTTTCGACTTTGACGCCTCTCTGATGCAAGGTATTCTTGGTAGCGCATCAGAGAAATTAGAG ATTTTCGAAATGTCGCCGAGTCACATTTTATCGCACAAATCTATGAAACTCTTGGAGCATGTTTCCGGCATATCTGTTCTTTCTATAAGACCAGATAAAAAGATTGTCACAGCTGGCTGCTGGGACGGACGTATGATGTTGTTCTCTTGGAAGAAATTACGACCACTCGCGATATTAAAGGAACACAGAGCGAGTATATATGATATTGTATATTCGCAATGTAAAGTTGAGGCTTATGATACTAAGTGTTTAATGGCAGCAACTGGTAAAGATGGTTATATATCTATGTGggatatatacaattag